Proteins encoded by one window of Conger conger chromosome 1, fConCon1.1, whole genome shotgun sequence:
- the LOC133109278 gene encoding tumor necrosis factor receptor superfamily member 6B-like, which produces MLLVVVMFLTVVTDATNISVSTYQLHDPVTGVTLTCNRCPPGHHMQAHCTTTYDTQCVPCKPRHFTQYWNYLSKCLYCNNFCGENEFVKKECSPENNRLCECREGYYHNHGFCVRHRKCPSGQGVEREGNAHRDTMCAKCSTGTYSATSSAHEPCISHNNCKALGLQTVVKGTVWHDNICASCEDLNARGAFDYFRKILPNFFAHQRIKPKKAHRFMRRLLIQSRGVRLREHTGDFDNSNILENHFRKWLKEASKNRLKELPEFLRRFKLFNVADKLERKMKQVVDGAKLCKITT; this is translated from the exons TTACTCGTAGTGGTGATGTTTCTCACTGTGGTCACTGATGCCACGAATATATCGGTATCTACCTACCAGCTTCATGACCCCGTCACTGGCGTCACGCTGACATGTAACCGTTGTCCTCCAGGACACCATATGCAGGCGCACTGCACGACGACATATGATACCCAGTGTGTCCCGTGCAAGCCAAGACACTTCACCCAATATTGGAACTACCTGTCGAAATGCCTGTACTGCAACAACTTCTGTGGGGAGAACGAATTCGTCAAAAAGGAGTGCTCTCCCGAGAATAACAGGCTCTGCGAGTGCAGAGAGGGCTATTATCACAATCACGGCTTTTGTGTGAGACACAGGAAATGTCCTTCTGGGCAAGGAGTGGAACGGGAAG GGAATGCGCACAGGGACACGATGTGTGCGAAGTGTTCGACCGGCACCTACTCCGCTACCAGCTCTGCGCACGAGCCCTGCATTTCCCACAATAATTGCAAGGCTCTAGGTCTCCAAACCGTCGTCAAAGGCACAGTCTGGCACGACAACATCTGCGCATCTTGTGAGGACCTCAACGCTCGAG GTGCTTTTGATTATTTCAGAAAAATCCTCCCAAACTTCTTTGCTCACCAGAGGATAAAGCCAAAGAAAGCACATAGATTCATGAGAAGGCTTCTAATTCAGAGCAGGGGGGTGAGACTACGTGAGCACACTGGAGATTTTGACAACTCAAACATTCTGGAGAATCACTTCAGGAAATGGCTCAAAGAGGCCAGCAAGAATAGGCTCAAGGAGCTCCCAGAATTTCTCAGGAGATTCAAACTTTTTAATGTTGCCGATAAacttgagagaaaaatgaaGCAAGTTGTGGATGGTGCTAAACTGTGCAAAATCACCACCTAG